A single region of the Phyllostomus discolor isolate MPI-MPIP mPhyDis1 chromosome 14, mPhyDis1.pri.v3, whole genome shotgun sequence genome encodes:
- the LOC114488869 gene encoding histone H2A type 2-C, which translates to MSGRGKQGGKARAKAKSRSSRAGLQFPVGRVHRLLRKGNYAERVGAGAPVYMAAVLEYLTAEILELAGNAARDNKKTRIIPRHLQLAIRNDEELNKLLGKVTIAQGGVLPNIQAVLLPKKTESHKAKSK; encoded by the coding sequence ATGTCCGGTCGCGGGAAACAAGGAGGCAAAGCTCGTGCCAAGGCTAAGTCGCGCTCGTCTCGCGCTGGTCTCCAGTTCCCGGTGGGCCGAGTGCACCGGCTCCTGCGCAAAGGCAACTACGCCGAGCGGGTGGGGGCTGGCGCGCCCGTCTACATGGCGGCGGTGCTGGAGTATCTGACGGCTGAGATCCTGGAGCTGGCGGGTAACGCCGCCCGAGACAACAAGAAGACGCGCATCATCCCTCGGCACCTCCAGCTGGCTATTCGCAACGACGAAGAGCTTAACAAGCTGCTGGGCAAAGTCACCATCGCCCAGGGTGGCGTTTTGCCTAATATCCAGGCCGTTCTGTTACCAAAGA
- the LOC114489251 gene encoding histone H2A type 2-A has protein sequence MSGRGKQGGKARAKAKSRSSRAGLQFPVGRVHRLLRKGNYAERVGAGAPVYMAAVLEYLTAEILELAGNAARDNKKTRIIPRHLQLAIRNDEELNKLLGKVTIAQGGVLPNIQAVLLPKKTESHHKAKGK, from the coding sequence ATGTCTGGTCGTGGCAAACAGGGAGGCAAGGCCCGCGCTAAGGCCAAGTCCCGCTCTTCCCGCGCTGGTCTGCAGTTCCCCGTGGGGCGTGTGCACCGGCTACTGCGCAAGGGCAACTACGCCGAGCGGGTGGGGGCCGGCGCGCCGGTCTACATGGCGGCGGTGCTGGAGTACCTGACCGCCGAGATCCTGGAGCTGGCGGGTAACGCTGCCCGAGACAACAAGAAGACGCGCATCATTCCTCGTCACCTTCAGTTGGCCATCCGCAACGACGAGGAGTTGAACAAGCTGCTGGGCAAAGTCACCATCGCCCAGGGCGGCGTCCTGCCTAACATCCAGGCCGTGCTGCTGCCTAAGAAGACGGAGAGTCACCACAAGGCAAAGGGCAAGTGA
- the LOC118498172 gene encoding histone H4 — protein sequence MSGRGKGGKGLGKGGAKRHRKVLRDNIQGITKPAIRRLARRGGVKRISGLIYEETRGVLKVFLENVIRDAVTYTEHAKRKTVTAMDVVYALKRQGRTLYGFGG from the coding sequence ATGTCTGGCAGAGGCAAGGGAGGTAAGGGTTTGGGCAAAGGTGGCGCCAAGCGCCATCGCAAAGTCCTGAGAGACAACATCCAGGGCATCACCAAGCCCGCCATCCGCCGTCTTGCTCGGCGAGGGGGAGTGAAGCGCATCTCGGGGCTCATTTACGAGGAGACCCGGGGCGTGCTGAAGGTGTTCCTGGAGAACGTCATCCGGGACGCCGTCACCTACACGGAGCACGCCAAGCGCAAGACCGTCACTGCCATGGACGTGGTGTACGCCCTGAAGCGACAGGGACGCACCCTGTACGGCTTCGGCGGTTAG
- the LOC114489249 gene encoding histone H3, producing MARTKQTARKSTGGKAPRKQLATKAARKSAPATGGVKKPHRYRPGTVALREIRRYQKSTELLIRKLPFQRLVREIAQDFKTDLRFQSSAVMALQEASEAYLVGLFEDTNLCAIHAKRVTIMPKDIQLARRIRGERA from the coding sequence ATGGCCCGTACTAAGCAGACCGCGCGCAAGTCGACCGGCGGTAAGGCCCCGCGGAAGCAGTTGGCCACCAAGGCAGCTCGCAAGAGCGCGCCGGCCACGGGCGGCGTCAAGAAGCCGCATCGCTACCGCCCGGGCACCGTGGCGCTGCGCGAGATCCGGCGCTACCAGAAATCCACCGAGCTGCTGATCCGCAAGCTTCCCTTCCAGCGCCTGGTGCGCGAGATCGCGCAGGACTTCAAGACCGACCTGCGCTTCCAGAGTTCAGCCGTCATGGCGCTGCAGGAGGCGAGCGAGGCCTACCTGGTAGGCCTGTTCGAGGACACCAACCTGTGCGCCATCCACGCTAAGCGCGTCACCATCATGCCCAAAGACATCCAGTTGGCCCGCCGCATCCGCGGGGAGCGGGCCTAA
- the LOC114488868 gene encoding histone H2B type 2-E: MPEPAKSAPAPKKGSKKAVTKAQKKDGKKRKRSRKESYSIYVYKVLKQVHPDTGISSKAMGIMNSFVNDIFERIAGEASRLAHYNKRSTITSREIQTAVRLLLPGELAKHAVSEGTKAVTKYTSSK; this comes from the coding sequence ATGCCGGAGCCTGCAAAGTCCGCTCCTGCGCCCAAGAAGGGTTCTAAAAAGGCGGTTACCAAAGCCCAGAAGAAGGATGGCAAGAAGCGGAAGCGCAGTCGCAAAGAGAGCTATTCTATCTACGTGTACAAGGTGCTCAAGCAGGTGCACCCGGACACTGGCATCTCATCGAAGGCCATGGGCATCATGAACTCCTTCGTCAACGATATTTTCGAGCGCATCGCTGGCGAAGCGTCGCGCCTGGCGCATTACAACAAGCGTTCCACCATCACCTCCCGGGAGATCCAGACGGCCGTGCGCCTGCTGTTGCCAGGAGAGCTGGCGAAGCACGCCGTGTCCGAGGGCACCAAGGCGGTCACCAAGTACACCAGCTCCAAATGA
- the LOC114489253 gene encoding histone H2B type 2-E has product MPEPAKSAPAPKKGSKKAVTKAQKKDGKKRKRSRKESYSIYVYKVLKQVHPDTGISSKAMGIMNSFVNDIFERIAGEASRLAHYNKRSTITSREIQTAVRLLLPGELAKHAVSEGTKAVTKYTSSK; this is encoded by the coding sequence ATGCCTGAGCCGGCCAAGTCCGCTCCCGCGCCCAAGAAGGGCTCGAAGAAAGCGGTCACCAAAGCCCAGAAGAAGGATGGCAAAAAGCGCAAGCGCAGTCGAAAGGAGAGCTATTCCATCTACGTGTACAAGGTTCTCAAGCAGGTGCACCCCGACACGGGCATCTCGTCCAAGGCCATGGGCATCATGAACTCCTTCGTCAACGACATCTTCGAGCGCATCGCCGGCGAGGCGTCCCGCCTGGCGCATTACAACAAGCGCTCCACCATCACCTCCCGGGAGATCCAGACGGCCGTGCGCCTCCTGCTGCCTGGCGAGCTGGCCAAACACGCCGTGTCCGAGGGCACCAAGGCGGTCACCAAGTACACCAGCTCCAAGTGA
- the LOC114489254 gene encoding histone H2B type 2-E, with protein MPEPAKSAPAPKKGSKKAVTKAQKKDGKKRKRSRKESYSIYVYKVLKQVHPDTGISSKAMGIMNSFVNDIFERIAGEASRLAHYNKRSTITSREIQTAVRLLLPGELAKHAVSEGTKAVTKYTSSK; from the coding sequence ATGCCTGAGCCGGCCAAGTCCGCTCCCGCGCCCAAGAAGGGCTCGAAGAAAGCGGTCACCAAAGCCCAGAAGAAGGATGGCAAAAAGCGCAAGCGCAGTCGAAAGGAGAGCTATTCCATCTACGTGTACAAGGTGCTCAAGCAGGTGCACCCCGACACGGGCATCTCGTCCAAGGCCATGGGCATCATGAACTCCTTCGTCAACGACATCTTCGAGCGCATCGCCGGCGAGGCGTCCCGCCTGGCGCATTACAACAAGCGCTCCACCATCACCTCCCGGGAGATCCAGACGGCCGTGCGCCTCCTGCTGCCTGGCGAGCTGGCCAAACACGCCGTGTCCGAGGGCACCAAGGCGGTCACCAAGTACACCAGCTCCAAGTGA